In a single window of the Nicotiana tomentosiformis chromosome 8, ASM39032v3, whole genome shotgun sequence genome:
- the LOC104096576 gene encoding BTB/POZ domain-containing protein At1g04390 isoform X1 has protein sequence MRSSSSSKQAADNSRGISGHLLTLHQRLYHALNLGTRYCDDGVQKLHYSDNEMQRLVLRSVDAFLDNISAESLQHQVVKESVGGIVAAVGSILASKSAATLRLASDVAVKIVRVIPSTMLQLHLANLIHPLSSLLSFQELRVAISCASALNLILSNLSSKREKEVSDILRTTNVVGNLVQNVKGYSSDNKPTEYFQEMASLLSKILWRWPPPRFRVWTDTKLLNILDTVKLNPDCSIRIAVLQLYSALALCGNGTKKLLEDGEGLVKIMVDSLDSSNPYSVQIEGLRLAQCLTKSEQGCSKINKSSCEPFVKAVITLMSNWSFDAGKLAKCQMSILVEACRLALITRWAGDHQFYLWKAGVDGVLLSLLIGNSDTTQQSLHSLSLQEQIVKLEEVFDKYVLLPLRPYVWDILGWLAANCMEDFSPKMHGNETSFNALVICACLAFVDSILTARQISQGSVCHSSESEPASRAVLMMIYSPSKYIASETRFILSEVLSLKGKDYVEYLLDILKAVSSGNKFGIPSNFRLVITLITLACYSALPKIHKHVIQHGGIPTLLSFISWWLDNPVHLNRSSVAPHVQNYFSERTCCWPSSEDWEGEDMLLLFGLMALGELINAKNCGGLFCNQMESRAAFIRELQEICINNSNPGPRWYAAYILRHFGLYGFPSKFGREFRELLTDNEYTDVELIIKNQEPVHVHGVILLVRCPSLLPLEELFKEKKIGSSSEQDSDSCYRLITKVRLSAHVDCQSLTKLLEYIYSGFFEAGEDLVKKLKILARHCNLQPLVQLLYGRSPKWGTPFPSSDINSALGPAGRNFSDIILEAETSRPSNEDCNSCSISVLHLHVHKVVLWSSCEYLRALFQSGMQESHSLTIKVPVCWDSLVKLVSWFYSGELPRPISGCLWDNLDKEEKLHELQPYVELCSLAQFWLLEDLHDECFRLIVSILDSYHYLSIKITQMAANLNQWKLVEVAAEYLAPMYHHLRNSGELDVLDEHLIEIVRAASVQFSQRNGHLLSLT, from the exons ATGAGGTCGTCATCATCGTCAAAGCAAGCTGCAGATAACAGTCGTGGTATTAGCGGTCACCTATTGACCCTTCATCAACGTCTTTACCATGCTCTCAATCTTGGCACTAG ATATTGCGATGATGGGGTTCAAAAGTTGCATTATTCTGATAATGAGATGCAAAGACTAGTACTTCGTTCAGTTGATGCATTTCTTGATAATATATCTGCCGAGTCATTACAACACCAAGTTGTGAAG GAGTCAGTCGGTGGCATAGTTGCAGCTGTAGGAAGTATTCTAGCATCAAAAAGTGCAGCCACATTAAGATTGGCCTCAGATGTAGCTGTAAAGATCGTCCGCGTCATACCAAGTACAATGCTGCAACTTCATTTGGCCAATCTCATCCATCCTTTATCATCCTTGTTAAGTTTCCAGGAATTACGAGTTGCTATATCTTGCGCCTCTGCCTTGAATTTGATATTATCAAATCTGAGTTCtaaaagagagaaagaggtttCGGATATCTTAAGAACCACAAACGTGGTCGGTAATCTAGTCCAGAATGTTAAAGGATACTCCAGTGACAATAAGCCAACTGAGTACTTTCAAGAGATGGCCTCTTTGTTAAGTAAAATTTTGTGGCGTTGGCCTCCTCCTCGGTTCCGTGTTTGGACTGATACGAAATTGTTGAATATCTTAGATACTGTCAAGCTCAATCCTGACTGCTCCATCAGAATTGCTGTTCTGCAGCTATATTCTGCTTTAG CTCTATGTGGCAATGGAACTAAGAAGCTTTTGGAGGACGGAGAAGGTCTTGTAAAAATTATGGTGGACAGTTTGGACAGTTCAAACCCTTATTCTGTCCAGATAGAGGGATTAAGACTTGCTCAATGTTTAACG AAAAGTGAACAAGGATGTTCGAAAATTAATAAATCATCTTGTGAGCCTTTTGTGAAAGCTGTGATTACCTTAATGAGTAACTGGAGTTTTGATGCTGGAAAGCTTGCTAAGTGCCAAATGTCAATACTAGTCGAAGCATGCCGTTTGGCTCTGATCACTCGTTGGGCAGGGGACCACCAGTTTTATCTTTGGAAGGCAGGAGTTGATGGGGTTCTTCTTAGTCTTCTCATAGGAAATTCTGACACGACTCAGCAGTCTCTGCATAGCTTATCTCTGCAAGAACAAATCGTCAAGTTAGAAGAGGTTTTTGATAAATATGTTCTTCTTCCACTGAGACCATATGTTTGGGATATTCTTGGATGGCTTGCAGCAAATTGTATGGAAGATTTCTCCCCCAAGATGCATGGAAATGAGACTTCGTTTAATGCTCTTGTTATTTGTGCATG CTTGGCCTTCGTGGACTCTATCCTCACAGCTCGCCAAATTTCTCAAGGGAGTGTTTGTCATTCATCGGAGAGTGAGCCAGCATCTAGAGCAGTCCTTATGATGATTTATTCTCCCAGCAAGTACATTGCTTCTGAAACAAGATTCATCCTATCTGAAGTTCTGTCACTGAAGGGGAAGGACTACGTGGAATATTTACTGGATATTTTGAAAGCAGTATCTTCTGGAAACAAGTTTGGAATACCGAGTAATTTTAGACTTGTCATAACCTTGATAACTCTGGCATGTTATTCAGCTCTGCCAAAAATTCATAAGCATGTAATTCAGCACGGAGGAATACCCACTCTGTTGAGCTTCATTAGTTGGTGGTTAGATAATCCTGTCCACCTAAATAGATCCAGTGTGGCTCCTCATGTACAGAACTATTTCAGTGAAAGGACTTGTTGCTGGCCTTCTTCTGAAGATTGGGAAGGTGAAGATATGCTTTTACTTTTTGGACTTATGGCTCTTGGTGAGTTGATAAATGCGAAAAATTGCGGTGGTCTCTTTTGTAATCAGATGGAGTCGCGAGCTGCTTTTATCAGAGAACTTCAAGAGATCTGTATTAACAATTCTAATCCTGGACCACGATGGTACGCTGCTTATATCCTTCGCCATTTTGGATTATACGGTTTTCCAAGTAAGTTTGGGAGAGAGTTTCGGGAGCTCCTTACTGACAATGAATATACTGATGTGGAGCTTATAATTAAAAATCAGGAACCGGTGCATGTCCATGGTGTTATTCTTCTGGTTAGATGCCCATCATTGTTACCTCTTGAAGAATTGTTTAAAGAGAAAAAAATTGGTTCTTCCTCAGAGCAGGATTCAGATTCATGCTATAGGTTAATCACCAAAGTTCGTCTCTCAGCTCATGTTGATTGCCAGTCATTGACAAAGTTATTAGAGTATATTTATTCGGGATTCTTTGAAGCAGGAGAAGACCTTGTgaaaaagttgaaaattttagcCAGACATTGCAATTTGCAACCTCTAGTACAATTGCTTTATGGAAGAAGTCCGAAATGGGGAACTCCATTCCCAAGTTCCGACATTAACTCTGCTCTTGGGCCAGCTGGACGTAATTTTTC GGATATTATTTTGGAGGCTGAAACTTCCCGACCAAGTAATGAGGACTGCAATTCTTGCTCCATATCTGTTTTACACCTGCATGTTCACAAAGTTGTACTATGGTCAAGTTGTGAATATTTACGGGCCCTCTTTCAGTCAGGAATGCAAGAAAG CCATTCGCTCACCATCAAGGTGCCAGTTTGTTGGGACTCCTTGGTTAAGCTAGTCAGCTGGTTCTATTCTGGTGAGTTGCCTAGACCAATATCTGGCTGTTTATGGGATAATCTGGATAAGGAGGAAAAGCTACACGAACTCCAGCCCTATGTAGAACTATGTTCGCTTGCTCAATTCTGGCTCTTAGAAGATTTGCATGACGAATGTTTTAGACTGATTGTATCCATTTTGGATTCCTATCATTACTTGTCTATTAAAATCACACAGATGGCTGCTAATCTCAATCAGTGGAAGCTAGTCGAAGTTGCAGCAGAGTATCTGGCCCCTATGTATCATCATCTACGTAACTCAGGCGAGCTTGATGTATTGGATGAACATCTCATTGAAATTGTCCGTGCTGCCTCAGTTCAGTTTTCTCAAAGAAATGGACACTTGCTCTCATTGACATGA
- the LOC104096576 gene encoding BTB/POZ domain-containing protein At1g04390 isoform X2 — translation MQRLVLRSVDAFLDNISAESLQHQVVKESVGGIVAAVGSILASKSAATLRLASDVAVKIVRVIPSTMLQLHLANLIHPLSSLLSFQELRVAISCASALNLILSNLSSKREKEVSDILRTTNVVGNLVQNVKGYSSDNKPTEYFQEMASLLSKILWRWPPPRFRVWTDTKLLNILDTVKLNPDCSIRIAVLQLYSALALCGNGTKKLLEDGEGLVKIMVDSLDSSNPYSVQIEGLRLAQCLTKSEQGCSKINKSSCEPFVKAVITLMSNWSFDAGKLAKCQMSILVEACRLALITRWAGDHQFYLWKAGVDGVLLSLLIGNSDTTQQSLHSLSLQEQIVKLEEVFDKYVLLPLRPYVWDILGWLAANCMEDFSPKMHGNETSFNALVICACLAFVDSILTARQISQGSVCHSSESEPASRAVLMMIYSPSKYIASETRFILSEVLSLKGKDYVEYLLDILKAVSSGNKFGIPSNFRLVITLITLACYSALPKIHKHVIQHGGIPTLLSFISWWLDNPVHLNRSSVAPHVQNYFSERTCCWPSSEDWEGEDMLLLFGLMALGELINAKNCGGLFCNQMESRAAFIRELQEICINNSNPGPRWYAAYILRHFGLYGFPSKFGREFRELLTDNEYTDVELIIKNQEPVHVHGVILLVRCPSLLPLEELFKEKKIGSSSEQDSDSCYRLITKVRLSAHVDCQSLTKLLEYIYSGFFEAGEDLVKKLKILARHCNLQPLVQLLYGRSPKWGTPFPSSDINSALGPAGRNFSDIILEAETSRPSNEDCNSCSISVLHLHVHKVVLWSSCEYLRALFQSGMQESHSLTIKVPVCWDSLVKLVSWFYSGELPRPISGCLWDNLDKEEKLHELQPYVELCSLAQFWLLEDLHDECFRLIVSILDSYHYLSIKITQMAANLNQWKLVEVAAEYLAPMYHHLRNSGELDVLDEHLIEIVRAASVQFSQRNGHLLSLT, via the exons ATGCAAAGACTAGTACTTCGTTCAGTTGATGCATTTCTTGATAATATATCTGCCGAGTCATTACAACACCAAGTTGTGAAG GAGTCAGTCGGTGGCATAGTTGCAGCTGTAGGAAGTATTCTAGCATCAAAAAGTGCAGCCACATTAAGATTGGCCTCAGATGTAGCTGTAAAGATCGTCCGCGTCATACCAAGTACAATGCTGCAACTTCATTTGGCCAATCTCATCCATCCTTTATCATCCTTGTTAAGTTTCCAGGAATTACGAGTTGCTATATCTTGCGCCTCTGCCTTGAATTTGATATTATCAAATCTGAGTTCtaaaagagagaaagaggtttCGGATATCTTAAGAACCACAAACGTGGTCGGTAATCTAGTCCAGAATGTTAAAGGATACTCCAGTGACAATAAGCCAACTGAGTACTTTCAAGAGATGGCCTCTTTGTTAAGTAAAATTTTGTGGCGTTGGCCTCCTCCTCGGTTCCGTGTTTGGACTGATACGAAATTGTTGAATATCTTAGATACTGTCAAGCTCAATCCTGACTGCTCCATCAGAATTGCTGTTCTGCAGCTATATTCTGCTTTAG CTCTATGTGGCAATGGAACTAAGAAGCTTTTGGAGGACGGAGAAGGTCTTGTAAAAATTATGGTGGACAGTTTGGACAGTTCAAACCCTTATTCTGTCCAGATAGAGGGATTAAGACTTGCTCAATGTTTAACG AAAAGTGAACAAGGATGTTCGAAAATTAATAAATCATCTTGTGAGCCTTTTGTGAAAGCTGTGATTACCTTAATGAGTAACTGGAGTTTTGATGCTGGAAAGCTTGCTAAGTGCCAAATGTCAATACTAGTCGAAGCATGCCGTTTGGCTCTGATCACTCGTTGGGCAGGGGACCACCAGTTTTATCTTTGGAAGGCAGGAGTTGATGGGGTTCTTCTTAGTCTTCTCATAGGAAATTCTGACACGACTCAGCAGTCTCTGCATAGCTTATCTCTGCAAGAACAAATCGTCAAGTTAGAAGAGGTTTTTGATAAATATGTTCTTCTTCCACTGAGACCATATGTTTGGGATATTCTTGGATGGCTTGCAGCAAATTGTATGGAAGATTTCTCCCCCAAGATGCATGGAAATGAGACTTCGTTTAATGCTCTTGTTATTTGTGCATG CTTGGCCTTCGTGGACTCTATCCTCACAGCTCGCCAAATTTCTCAAGGGAGTGTTTGTCATTCATCGGAGAGTGAGCCAGCATCTAGAGCAGTCCTTATGATGATTTATTCTCCCAGCAAGTACATTGCTTCTGAAACAAGATTCATCCTATCTGAAGTTCTGTCACTGAAGGGGAAGGACTACGTGGAATATTTACTGGATATTTTGAAAGCAGTATCTTCTGGAAACAAGTTTGGAATACCGAGTAATTTTAGACTTGTCATAACCTTGATAACTCTGGCATGTTATTCAGCTCTGCCAAAAATTCATAAGCATGTAATTCAGCACGGAGGAATACCCACTCTGTTGAGCTTCATTAGTTGGTGGTTAGATAATCCTGTCCACCTAAATAGATCCAGTGTGGCTCCTCATGTACAGAACTATTTCAGTGAAAGGACTTGTTGCTGGCCTTCTTCTGAAGATTGGGAAGGTGAAGATATGCTTTTACTTTTTGGACTTATGGCTCTTGGTGAGTTGATAAATGCGAAAAATTGCGGTGGTCTCTTTTGTAATCAGATGGAGTCGCGAGCTGCTTTTATCAGAGAACTTCAAGAGATCTGTATTAACAATTCTAATCCTGGACCACGATGGTACGCTGCTTATATCCTTCGCCATTTTGGATTATACGGTTTTCCAAGTAAGTTTGGGAGAGAGTTTCGGGAGCTCCTTACTGACAATGAATATACTGATGTGGAGCTTATAATTAAAAATCAGGAACCGGTGCATGTCCATGGTGTTATTCTTCTGGTTAGATGCCCATCATTGTTACCTCTTGAAGAATTGTTTAAAGAGAAAAAAATTGGTTCTTCCTCAGAGCAGGATTCAGATTCATGCTATAGGTTAATCACCAAAGTTCGTCTCTCAGCTCATGTTGATTGCCAGTCATTGACAAAGTTATTAGAGTATATTTATTCGGGATTCTTTGAAGCAGGAGAAGACCTTGTgaaaaagttgaaaattttagcCAGACATTGCAATTTGCAACCTCTAGTACAATTGCTTTATGGAAGAAGTCCGAAATGGGGAACTCCATTCCCAAGTTCCGACATTAACTCTGCTCTTGGGCCAGCTGGACGTAATTTTTC GGATATTATTTTGGAGGCTGAAACTTCCCGACCAAGTAATGAGGACTGCAATTCTTGCTCCATATCTGTTTTACACCTGCATGTTCACAAAGTTGTACTATGGTCAAGTTGTGAATATTTACGGGCCCTCTTTCAGTCAGGAATGCAAGAAAG CCATTCGCTCACCATCAAGGTGCCAGTTTGTTGGGACTCCTTGGTTAAGCTAGTCAGCTGGTTCTATTCTGGTGAGTTGCCTAGACCAATATCTGGCTGTTTATGGGATAATCTGGATAAGGAGGAAAAGCTACACGAACTCCAGCCCTATGTAGAACTATGTTCGCTTGCTCAATTCTGGCTCTTAGAAGATTTGCATGACGAATGTTTTAGACTGATTGTATCCATTTTGGATTCCTATCATTACTTGTCTATTAAAATCACACAGATGGCTGCTAATCTCAATCAGTGGAAGCTAGTCGAAGTTGCAGCAGAGTATCTGGCCCCTATGTATCATCATCTACGTAACTCAGGCGAGCTTGATGTATTGGATGAACATCTCATTGAAATTGTCCGTGCTGCCTCAGTTCAGTTTTCTCAAAGAAATGGACACTTGCTCTCATTGACATGA
- the LOC104096576 gene encoding BTB/POZ domain-containing protein At1g04390 isoform X3, with product MRSSSSSKQAADNSRGISGHLLTLHQRLYHALNLGTRYCDDGVQKLHYSDNEMQRLVLRSVDAFLDNISAESLQHQVVKESVGGIVAAVGSILASKSAATLRLASDVAVKIVRVIPSTMLQLHLANLIHPLSSLLSFQELRVAISCASALNLILSNLSSKREKEVSDILRTTNVVGNLVQNVKGYSSDNKPTEYFQEMASLLSKILWRWPPPRFRVWTDTKLLNILDTVKLNPDCSIRIAVLQLYSALALCGNGTKKLLEDGEGLVKIMVDSLDSSNPYSVQIEGLRLAQCLTKSEQGCSKINKSSCEPFVKAVITLMSNWSFDAGKLAKCQMSILVEACRLALITRWAGDHQFYLWKAGVDGVLLSLLIGNSDTTQQSLHSLSLQEQIVKLEEVFDKYVLLPLRPYVWDILGWLAANCMEDFSPKMHGNETSFNALVICACLAFVDSILTARQISQGSVCHSSESEPASRAVLMMIYSPSKYIASETRFILSEVLSLKGKDYVEYLLDILKAVSSGNKFGIPSNFRLVITLITLACYSALPKIHKHVIQHGGIPTLLSFISWWLDNPVHLNRSSVAPHVQNYFSERTCCWPSSEDWEGEDMLLLFGLMALGELINAKNCGGLFCNQMESRAAFIRELQEICINNSNPGPRWYAAYILRHFGLYGFPSKFGREFRELLTDNEYTDVELIIKNQEPVHVHGVILLVRCPSLLPLEELFKEKKIGSSSEQDSDSCYRLITKVRLSAHVDCQSLTKLLEYIYSGFFEAGEDLVKKLKILARHCNLQPLVQLLYGRSPKWGTPFPSSDINSALGPAGRNFSDIILEAETSRPSNEDCNSCSISVLHLHVHKVVLWSSCEYLRALFQSGMQESHSLTIKVPVCWDSLVKLVSWFYSDGC from the exons ATGAGGTCGTCATCATCGTCAAAGCAAGCTGCAGATAACAGTCGTGGTATTAGCGGTCACCTATTGACCCTTCATCAACGTCTTTACCATGCTCTCAATCTTGGCACTAG ATATTGCGATGATGGGGTTCAAAAGTTGCATTATTCTGATAATGAGATGCAAAGACTAGTACTTCGTTCAGTTGATGCATTTCTTGATAATATATCTGCCGAGTCATTACAACACCAAGTTGTGAAG GAGTCAGTCGGTGGCATAGTTGCAGCTGTAGGAAGTATTCTAGCATCAAAAAGTGCAGCCACATTAAGATTGGCCTCAGATGTAGCTGTAAAGATCGTCCGCGTCATACCAAGTACAATGCTGCAACTTCATTTGGCCAATCTCATCCATCCTTTATCATCCTTGTTAAGTTTCCAGGAATTACGAGTTGCTATATCTTGCGCCTCTGCCTTGAATTTGATATTATCAAATCTGAGTTCtaaaagagagaaagaggtttCGGATATCTTAAGAACCACAAACGTGGTCGGTAATCTAGTCCAGAATGTTAAAGGATACTCCAGTGACAATAAGCCAACTGAGTACTTTCAAGAGATGGCCTCTTTGTTAAGTAAAATTTTGTGGCGTTGGCCTCCTCCTCGGTTCCGTGTTTGGACTGATACGAAATTGTTGAATATCTTAGATACTGTCAAGCTCAATCCTGACTGCTCCATCAGAATTGCTGTTCTGCAGCTATATTCTGCTTTAG CTCTATGTGGCAATGGAACTAAGAAGCTTTTGGAGGACGGAGAAGGTCTTGTAAAAATTATGGTGGACAGTTTGGACAGTTCAAACCCTTATTCTGTCCAGATAGAGGGATTAAGACTTGCTCAATGTTTAACG AAAAGTGAACAAGGATGTTCGAAAATTAATAAATCATCTTGTGAGCCTTTTGTGAAAGCTGTGATTACCTTAATGAGTAACTGGAGTTTTGATGCTGGAAAGCTTGCTAAGTGCCAAATGTCAATACTAGTCGAAGCATGCCGTTTGGCTCTGATCACTCGTTGGGCAGGGGACCACCAGTTTTATCTTTGGAAGGCAGGAGTTGATGGGGTTCTTCTTAGTCTTCTCATAGGAAATTCTGACACGACTCAGCAGTCTCTGCATAGCTTATCTCTGCAAGAACAAATCGTCAAGTTAGAAGAGGTTTTTGATAAATATGTTCTTCTTCCACTGAGACCATATGTTTGGGATATTCTTGGATGGCTTGCAGCAAATTGTATGGAAGATTTCTCCCCCAAGATGCATGGAAATGAGACTTCGTTTAATGCTCTTGTTATTTGTGCATG CTTGGCCTTCGTGGACTCTATCCTCACAGCTCGCCAAATTTCTCAAGGGAGTGTTTGTCATTCATCGGAGAGTGAGCCAGCATCTAGAGCAGTCCTTATGATGATTTATTCTCCCAGCAAGTACATTGCTTCTGAAACAAGATTCATCCTATCTGAAGTTCTGTCACTGAAGGGGAAGGACTACGTGGAATATTTACTGGATATTTTGAAAGCAGTATCTTCTGGAAACAAGTTTGGAATACCGAGTAATTTTAGACTTGTCATAACCTTGATAACTCTGGCATGTTATTCAGCTCTGCCAAAAATTCATAAGCATGTAATTCAGCACGGAGGAATACCCACTCTGTTGAGCTTCATTAGTTGGTGGTTAGATAATCCTGTCCACCTAAATAGATCCAGTGTGGCTCCTCATGTACAGAACTATTTCAGTGAAAGGACTTGTTGCTGGCCTTCTTCTGAAGATTGGGAAGGTGAAGATATGCTTTTACTTTTTGGACTTATGGCTCTTGGTGAGTTGATAAATGCGAAAAATTGCGGTGGTCTCTTTTGTAATCAGATGGAGTCGCGAGCTGCTTTTATCAGAGAACTTCAAGAGATCTGTATTAACAATTCTAATCCTGGACCACGATGGTACGCTGCTTATATCCTTCGCCATTTTGGATTATACGGTTTTCCAAGTAAGTTTGGGAGAGAGTTTCGGGAGCTCCTTACTGACAATGAATATACTGATGTGGAGCTTATAATTAAAAATCAGGAACCGGTGCATGTCCATGGTGTTATTCTTCTGGTTAGATGCCCATCATTGTTACCTCTTGAAGAATTGTTTAAAGAGAAAAAAATTGGTTCTTCCTCAGAGCAGGATTCAGATTCATGCTATAGGTTAATCACCAAAGTTCGTCTCTCAGCTCATGTTGATTGCCAGTCATTGACAAAGTTATTAGAGTATATTTATTCGGGATTCTTTGAAGCAGGAGAAGACCTTGTgaaaaagttgaaaattttagcCAGACATTGCAATTTGCAACCTCTAGTACAATTGCTTTATGGAAGAAGTCCGAAATGGGGAACTCCATTCCCAAGTTCCGACATTAACTCTGCTCTTGGGCCAGCTGGACGTAATTTTTC GGATATTATTTTGGAGGCTGAAACTTCCCGACCAAGTAATGAGGACTGCAATTCTTGCTCCATATCTGTTTTACACCTGCATGTTCACAAAGTTGTACTATGGTCAAGTTGTGAATATTTACGGGCCCTCTTTCAGTCAGGAATGCAAGAAAG CCATTCGCTCACCATCAAGGTGCCAGTTTGTTGGGACTCCTTGGTTAAGCTAGTCAGCTGGTTCTATTCTG ATGGCTGCTAA